The following are encoded in a window of Amycolatopsis lexingtonensis genomic DNA:
- the dxs gene encoding 1-deoxy-D-xylulose-5-phosphate synthase has product MTMLESLSGPADLKRMSVEDLGELAAEIRDFLVDKVRRAGGHLGPNLGVVELTLALHRVFDSPRDAIVWDVGHQAYVHKIVTGRAAGFDLLRQTGGVTGYPSRAESDHDWVESSHASSGLSYVDGLAKAFALDGGGRHAIAVVGDGALTGGMCWEALNNIAAHRDRPVVIVINDNGRSYSPTIGGLADHLAALRLQPGYERLLDGGRELLKHTPVVGKPIYAALHAAKAGLKDALSPQAMFSDLGLKYLGPVDGHDQVALEKAFHSAKAFGGAVIVHVVTEKGHGYAPAVNNEHDQMHQTDPIDPETGLPPVKGPSWTGVFGEELAKIGSEREDVVAITAAMLRSTGLDKFAESFPDRWYDVGIAEQHAVTSAAGLAMGGLHPVVAIYSTFLNRAFDQVLMDVALHRLPVTLVLDRAGITGPDGPSHHGMWDLSLLGMVPGMRVAAPRDPATLREELNEAVDVADGPTALRFSKGKVGTDVTALERIGTVDVLRRPKEGADVLLVTVGAFATLGLAAADRLADQGIGVTVVDPRWVLPVPAELVALASQHKLVVTVEDSGRHGGFGSALAAMFRDAECDVPLRDLAVPQSFHDLGSRDEVLARIGLTAQDVARRVTEWASGRLGTASEPSEKSADRS; this is encoded by the coding sequence GTGACGATGCTGGAGTCCCTCAGCGGGCCGGCGGACCTGAAGCGCATGAGTGTCGAGGACCTCGGCGAACTGGCCGCCGAAATCCGGGACTTCCTCGTCGACAAGGTCCGCCGCGCGGGCGGGCACCTGGGGCCGAACCTCGGCGTCGTCGAGCTCACCCTGGCGCTGCACCGCGTGTTCGACTCGCCGCGCGACGCGATCGTGTGGGACGTCGGCCACCAGGCGTACGTGCACAAGATCGTCACCGGCCGGGCGGCCGGGTTCGACCTGCTACGCCAGACCGGCGGCGTCACCGGTTACCCGTCGCGCGCGGAGAGTGACCACGACTGGGTGGAGAGCAGCCACGCGTCGTCCGGTCTGTCCTATGTGGACGGCCTGGCGAAGGCGTTCGCGCTGGACGGCGGCGGGCGGCACGCGATCGCCGTCGTCGGCGACGGCGCGCTCACCGGCGGGATGTGCTGGGAGGCGCTCAACAACATCGCCGCCCACCGGGACCGCCCGGTCGTCATCGTGATCAACGACAACGGCCGGTCGTACTCGCCGACCATCGGCGGCCTGGCCGACCACCTCGCCGCGCTGCGCCTGCAGCCCGGCTACGAGCGGCTCCTCGACGGCGGCCGCGAGCTCCTCAAGCACACCCCGGTCGTCGGCAAGCCGATCTACGCCGCGCTGCACGCCGCGAAGGCCGGGCTGAAGGACGCGCTGAGCCCGCAGGCGATGTTCTCCGACCTCGGCCTGAAGTACCTCGGCCCGGTCGACGGGCACGACCAGGTGGCGCTGGAGAAGGCGTTCCACAGCGCGAAGGCGTTCGGCGGCGCCGTGATCGTGCACGTCGTGACCGAAAAGGGCCACGGCTACGCGCCCGCGGTGAACAACGAGCACGACCAGATGCACCAGACCGACCCGATCGACCCGGAGACCGGCCTGCCGCCGGTGAAGGGCCCGAGCTGGACCGGCGTGTTCGGCGAGGAGCTGGCGAAGATCGGCTCCGAGCGCGAGGACGTCGTCGCGATCACCGCGGCGATGCTGCGCTCGACCGGGCTGGACAAGTTCGCCGAGTCCTTCCCGGACCGCTGGTACGACGTCGGCATCGCCGAGCAGCACGCGGTCACCTCGGCCGCCGGGCTCGCGATGGGCGGGCTGCACCCGGTGGTCGCGATCTACTCGACGTTCCTCAACCGCGCGTTCGACCAGGTCCTGATGGACGTCGCGCTGCACCGCCTGCCGGTGACGCTGGTGCTCGACCGGGCCGGCATCACCGGGCCCGACGGGCCGAGCCACCACGGCATGTGGGACCTCTCGCTGCTCGGCATGGTCCCGGGCATGCGCGTCGCGGCCCCGCGCGACCCGGCCACGCTGCGCGAAGAGCTGAACGAAGCCGTCGACGTGGCCGACGGCCCGACGGCGCTGCGGTTCTCGAAGGGCAAGGTCGGCACCGACGTCACCGCCCTCGAGCGGATCGGCACGGTCGACGTGCTGCGCCGCCCGAAGGAGGGCGCGGACGTCCTGCTGGTGACGGTCGGCGCGTTCGCGACCCTCGGGCTGGCGGCCGCGGACCGGCTGGCCGACCAGGGCATCGGCGTGACGGTGGTGGACCCGCGCTGGGTCCTGCCGGTCCCGGCCGAGCTGGTCGCGCTGGCGTCGCAGCACAAGCTGGTGGTGACGGTCGAGGACAGCGGCCGCCACGGCGGCTTCGGCTCGGCACTGGCGGCGATGTTCCGCGACGCCGAGTGCGATGTGCCGTTGCGCGATCTGGCGGTGCCGCAGTCGTTCCACGACCTGGGGAGCCGCGACGAGGTTTTGGCCCGCATCGGGTTGACGGCGCAGGACGTGGCCCGCCGGGTGACCGAGTGGGCTTCGGGCCGCCTGGGCACGGCTTCCGAGCCGTCCGAGAAGAGCGCCGACCGCAGCTGA
- a CDS encoding thiamine pyrophosphate-binding protein yields the protein MTRIGGDVVVETLRALGADTVFGLPGQHALGLFEALRRADDVRVISGRVENNLAFAADGFARARLAENPDGPVPVTPLIVSTGPGALLTLASLQESRAASVPVLGISSQVPVAGLGGGRHGYLHELPDQQASFRDVVKSVHVVRRASQIPTALREAWTSAATAPYGPVWVEIPQDVLLGPAGIPPITSVSAIPPVLEPLPELVTAAAELLGAAANPVILAGGGALRSGASAELTALAEALRAPVISTFGGKGVFGWDHELSGQSWMEDWHTTEFLASADVLLVLGSGLGELSSNYREFAPRGRVIQVEADLGKLESNYPGLGIHADVRLTLQALLEWVPMRASDGRAEKAVSSLLSAVESRLSGQDLAVERKLIDDIRAALPEGTQTFWDMTIAAYWAWSAWNPEGAPIHTAQGAGGLGYGLPGALGGAAAGRPTLAVSGDGGAMYGLAELATAVQHGLDVTWLIVDDGGYGVLREYLTDAFGQTTATELARPDFVALASSFGVPARLSSLDTVGADLAEALRTPGPSVVVLPALLKLFAPTHLEKA from the coding sequence ATGACACGCATCGGCGGGGACGTCGTCGTCGAAACGCTGCGGGCGCTGGGCGCCGACACGGTGTTCGGCCTGCCCGGCCAGCACGCGCTGGGCCTGTTCGAGGCGCTGCGGCGCGCCGACGACGTGCGCGTGATCAGCGGGCGCGTCGAGAACAACCTCGCCTTCGCGGCCGACGGGTTCGCCCGCGCGCGGCTCGCGGAGAACCCGGACGGGCCGGTGCCGGTGACGCCGCTGATCGTGTCGACCGGTCCGGGCGCGCTGCTGACGTTGGCTTCCCTGCAGGAATCCCGCGCGGCTTCGGTGCCGGTGCTCGGGATTTCCAGCCAGGTCCCGGTCGCCGGGCTCGGCGGCGGGCGGCACGGCTACCTGCACGAACTGCCCGACCAGCAGGCGAGCTTCCGCGACGTCGTGAAGTCGGTGCACGTCGTGCGGCGGGCGAGCCAGATCCCGACGGCGTTGCGTGAGGCGTGGACGTCGGCGGCGACCGCGCCCTACGGCCCGGTGTGGGTCGAGATCCCCCAGGACGTGCTGCTCGGCCCGGCCGGGATCCCGCCGATCACGTCGGTTTCCGCCATTCCCCCGGTGCTGGAACCCCTTCCGGAACTGGTCACCGCGGCGGCGGAGCTGCTGGGCGCGGCGGCGAACCCGGTGATCCTCGCCGGGGGCGGCGCGCTGCGGTCCGGCGCTTCTGCCGAGCTGACGGCGTTGGCCGAGGCGTTGCGGGCGCCGGTGATCTCGACGTTCGGCGGCAAGGGCGTCTTCGGCTGGGACCACGAGCTGTCCGGGCAGTCGTGGATGGAGGACTGGCACACCACGGAATTCCTCGCTTCCGCGGATGTCCTGCTTGTGCTCGGCTCCGGACTGGGCGAGCTGTCCAGCAACTACCGCGAGTTCGCCCCGCGCGGCCGGGTGATCCAGGTCGAGGCCGACCTCGGCAAGCTGGAGTCGAACTACCCCGGCCTCGGCATCCACGCCGACGTGCGGCTCACGCTGCAGGCGCTGCTGGAGTGGGTGCCGATGCGGGCGTCCGACGGCCGGGCCGAGAAGGCGGTCTCTTCCCTGTTGTCCGCGGTCGAGTCGCGGCTGTCCGGCCAGGACCTCGCGGTCGAACGGAAGCTGATCGACGACATCCGCGCGGCGCTGCCCGAGGGCACGCAGACGTTCTGGGACATGACGATCGCCGCGTACTGGGCGTGGTCGGCGTGGAACCCCGAGGGCGCGCCCATCCACACCGCGCAGGGCGCAGGCGGCCTGGGTTACGGCCTGCCGGGCGCGCTCGGCGGCGCGGCGGCCGGGCGCCCGACACTCGCGGTGTCCGGCGACGGCGGCGCGATGTACGGCCTCGCCGAGCTGGCCACGGCGGTGCAGCACGGCCTCGACGTCACGTGGCTGATCGTCGACGACGGCGGGTACGGCGTGCTGCGCGAGTACCTCACGGACGCGTTCGGTCAGACCACGGCCACCGAGCTGGCCCGGCCCGACTTCGTCGCCTTGGCCTCTTCGTTCGGCGTGCCCGCGCGGTTGTCTTCTTTGGACACGGTGGGCGCGGACCTCGCCGAGGCGCTGCGCACGCCCGGGCCGTCCGTCGTCGTCCTCCCCGCGTTGCTGAAGCTGTTCGCGCCGACCCACCTGGAGAAGGCATGA
- a CDS encoding aminobutyraldehyde dehydrogenase, which produces MTRTLDLTDPATGEVFGTSPVASQSDVDNAMAAAAQAFAVWRRSTPAQRQLALLKIADAVEARASEFADLEVRETGKIRSVVLDEEIPECVSALRFFAGAARHLEGTAAGEYAPGHTSVIRREPIGVCAQIAPWNYPLMMAVWKIAPALAAGNTVVLKPAETTPSTAVLLAQVAAEFLPSGAFTVLTGDRDTGRALVKHPTTALVSITGSTRAGIDVATVAAADLKRTHLELGGNAPLLVFPDVDLAATAEGIVGAAFYNAGQDCTAGSRVLVHESIHDDFVAALAKTAASQTPGVDYGPLNSAAQFSRVEDLISHLPSHARIETGGTRFGAQGFYFSPTVISGLRQDDEIVQEEIFGPVITVQSFSDEASGVELANGVPYGLASSVWTNDLGVAARVSAELDFGCVWVNTHGPLVAEMPHGGFGHSGHGKDLSAYAFAEYTRVKHVMTRFA; this is translated from the coding sequence ATGACCCGCACGCTCGACCTGACCGACCCCGCGACCGGCGAAGTGTTCGGCACCAGTCCCGTCGCGTCGCAGTCCGATGTGGACAACGCGATGGCTGCCGCCGCGCAAGCGTTTGCGGTCTGGCGGCGCAGCACCCCGGCACAGCGGCAGCTGGCCTTGCTGAAGATCGCCGACGCCGTGGAAGCGCGGGCTTCGGAGTTCGCCGACCTGGAGGTGCGCGAGACCGGCAAGATCCGGTCCGTCGTGCTCGACGAAGAGATCCCGGAGTGCGTGAGCGCGCTGCGGTTCTTCGCCGGGGCCGCGCGGCACCTGGAAGGCACCGCGGCCGGGGAGTACGCGCCGGGCCACACGTCGGTGATCCGCCGCGAGCCGATCGGGGTCTGCGCGCAGATCGCGCCGTGGAACTACCCCCTGATGATGGCGGTCTGGAAGATCGCGCCGGCACTGGCCGCGGGCAACACCGTGGTGCTCAAGCCCGCCGAAACGACGCCGTCGACGGCCGTGCTGCTGGCCCAGGTGGCGGCCGAGTTCCTGCCGTCCGGGGCGTTCACCGTGCTGACCGGCGACCGCGACACGGGCCGCGCCCTGGTCAAGCACCCGACCACCGCCCTGGTGTCGATCACCGGCTCGACCCGAGCGGGCATCGACGTCGCCACCGTGGCGGCCGCCGACCTCAAGCGCACCCACCTGGAGCTGGGCGGCAACGCACCCCTGCTGGTCTTCCCGGACGTCGACCTCGCCGCGACGGCGGAAGGGATCGTGGGCGCCGCGTTCTACAACGCGGGCCAGGACTGCACGGCGGGCAGCCGGGTCCTCGTCCACGAGTCCATCCACGACGACTTCGTCGCCGCGCTGGCGAAGACCGCCGCTTCGCAAACTCCGGGCGTCGACTACGGGCCGCTGAACAGCGCGGCGCAGTTCTCGCGCGTCGAGGACCTGATCTCGCACTTGCCGTCGCACGCGCGGATCGAGACCGGCGGCACGCGGTTCGGTGCGCAGGGCTTCTACTTCTCCCCCACGGTGATCTCCGGGCTCCGCCAGGACGACGAGATCGTCCAGGAGGAGATCTTCGGCCCGGTCATCACCGTCCAGTCCTTTTCGGACGAAGCTTCGGGTGTTGAGTTGGCCAACGGCGTCCCGTATGGACTGGCGTCGTCGGTGTGGACGAACGACCTCGGCGTCGCCGCACGGGTGTCGGCCGAGCTGGACTTCGGCTGCGTGTGGGTCAACACGCACGGCCCGCTGGTCGCCGAGATGCCGCACGGCGGGTTCGGCCACTCCGGCCACGGCAAGGACCTCTCGGCGTACGCCTTCGCCGAGTACACCCGCGTCAAGCACGTGATGACGAGGTTCGCATGA
- a CDS encoding purine-cytosine permease family protein, whose protein sequence is MSDKITEVEQHGIAPIPPEEQTSRPRDLFRMAFGGANTFATIILGTLPIAYGLSFRDAALATALGVVVGGLVLAPMALFGPRTRTNNAVSSGAHFGVVGRCVGSFLSLLTAITFFAISVWVSGDAVAGAAQRLFGFDGGAVLRGVAYGVIAIATLVVCIYGYRFMLLVNRIAVVLGTLIMLLGIVAYGGSFDPGYAGTGTYALGTFWPTFTLAALTALANPISFGAFLGDWARYIPARYSKRSLLTAPFLAQVATLLPFGFGIATATLVADPADYITGLTAISPLWYAIPLIVVALIGGLSTGTTSLYGTGLDFSSIFPRLSRVQATLLIGTLSVAFIFVGNFVLDMVSSINAFATLIVLCTSPWMVIMMIGFVQRRGFYDVADLQVFNEGRRGGRYWFARGVNWRAMAAWIPATTLGLLCANTPMIAGPLRDVAGGVDISLLVTLLTAAVAYPVLVKLFPEPPEVFASAPIPVTIALPAEA, encoded by the coding sequence ATGAGCGACAAGATCACCGAGGTCGAGCAGCACGGCATCGCGCCGATCCCGCCGGAGGAGCAGACGTCACGCCCGCGCGACCTGTTCCGGATGGCGTTCGGCGGCGCGAACACTTTCGCGACGATCATCCTGGGCACGCTCCCGATCGCGTACGGCCTGAGCTTCCGCGACGCGGCACTGGCGACGGCACTCGGCGTGGTCGTCGGCGGCCTGGTCCTGGCACCGATGGCGTTGTTCGGACCGCGCACCCGGACCAACAACGCGGTGTCGTCGGGCGCGCACTTCGGCGTGGTCGGCCGGTGTGTGGGCTCGTTCCTGTCCCTGCTGACGGCGATCACGTTCTTCGCGATCTCGGTCTGGGTCAGCGGCGACGCCGTGGCCGGCGCGGCGCAGCGGCTCTTCGGCTTCGACGGCGGCGCGGTGCTGCGCGGCGTCGCGTACGGCGTGATCGCGATCGCGACGCTGGTGGTCTGCATCTACGGCTACCGGTTCATGCTGCTGGTCAACCGGATCGCGGTCGTCCTCGGCACGCTGATCATGCTGCTGGGGATCGTGGCGTACGGCGGCTCGTTCGACCCGGGTTACGCCGGGACGGGAACGTACGCGCTGGGCACGTTCTGGCCGACGTTCACCCTGGCGGCGTTGACGGCGCTGGCCAACCCGATCTCGTTCGGCGCGTTCCTCGGCGACTGGGCGCGGTACATCCCCGCCCGGTACAGCAAGCGCTCTCTCCTGACGGCGCCGTTCCTGGCCCAGGTGGCGACGCTGCTCCCGTTCGGCTTCGGCATCGCGACGGCGACGCTGGTCGCGGACCCGGCCGACTACATCACCGGCCTGACGGCGATTTCCCCGCTGTGGTACGCGATCCCGCTGATCGTGGTCGCACTGATCGGCGGCCTGTCGACGGGCACGACGTCGCTCTACGGGACGGGCCTGGACTTCAGCTCGATCTTCCCGCGGCTGTCGCGGGTGCAGGCGACGCTGCTGATCGGGACGCTGAGCGTGGCGTTCATCTTCGTCGGCAATTTCGTGCTGGACATGGTGTCGAGCATCAACGCGTTCGCGACGCTGATCGTGCTGTGCACTTCGCCGTGGATGGTGATCATGATGATCGGCTTCGTCCAGCGCCGCGGCTTCTACGACGTGGCGGACCTGCAGGTGTTCAACGAGGGCCGTCGAGGTGGCCGCTACTGGTTCGCCCGCGGGGTGAACTGGCGCGCGATGGCGGCGTGGATCCCGGCGACGACACTGGGGCTGCTGTGCGCGAACACACCGATGATCGCGGGCCCGTTGCGCGACGTGGCGGGCGGGGTGGACATCAGCCTGCTGGTGACGTTGCTGACCGCGGCGGTGGCGTACCCGGTGCTGGTGAAGCTGTTCCCGGAACCCCCGGAAGTCTTCGCCTCGGCCCCGATCCCGGTCACCATCGCGCTTCCCGCCGAAGCCTGA
- a CDS encoding sodium:solute symporter: MTGDYAVIALYIAGMIGVGWYGLKLAKTKSDYLVAGRRLGWFMYSGTMSAVVLGGASTVGGVKLGYTYGISGMWLVVSIGVGILVLHTLFARRLVKLKVYTVGEMLDLRYGGRTSAVSGVVMWGYTLMLTVTSTLAFATIFKALFELPNWAGIAVGGSIVVLYSVLGGMWSITLTDIAQFVIKTIGILAILLPVAISSAGGFSGMSEKLDASFFSFTSIGTDTIITYFVIYTFGLLIGQDIWQRVFTARTPGIATSGGITSGVYCLVYGLAGALIGTAAHALYPDLASAQDAFATIVERLLPTGVRGLVLAAALSAMMSTASGALIACSTTTTSDLLTKLGLKKGGEVRRNRIATLVLGLLAIGIAMVVDDVVNALTIAYDILVGGLLVAIVGALFWRRGTRQGAYASMVAGTVSVVAFMIIDGVDANTPIYWGLGASLVVYLAVSFATPRTSDSILSVWTRRLSGRETTTETREQEPTSA, encoded by the coding sequence GTGACCGGCGACTACGCGGTGATCGCGCTGTACATCGCGGGCATGATCGGGGTCGGCTGGTACGGCCTGAAGCTCGCGAAGACGAAGTCCGACTACCTCGTCGCCGGGCGGCGGCTGGGCTGGTTCATGTACTCCGGCACGATGTCGGCCGTCGTCCTCGGCGGCGCGTCCACCGTCGGCGGCGTGAAGCTCGGCTACACCTACGGCATCTCCGGCATGTGGCTGGTCGTCAGCATCGGCGTCGGCATCCTCGTGCTGCACACGCTGTTCGCGCGCCGGCTGGTGAAGCTCAAGGTCTACACCGTGGGCGAGATGCTCGACCTGCGCTACGGCGGCCGCACCAGCGCGGTGTCCGGCGTGGTCATGTGGGGCTACACGCTGATGCTCACGGTCACCTCGACGCTGGCCTTCGCGACCATCTTCAAGGCGCTGTTCGAACTGCCGAACTGGGCCGGGATCGCGGTCGGCGGCTCGATCGTCGTCCTCTACTCGGTGCTCGGCGGCATGTGGTCGATCACGCTCACCGACATCGCCCAGTTCGTCATCAAGACCATCGGCATCCTGGCGATCCTGCTGCCGGTCGCGATCAGCTCGGCGGGCGGCTTCTCGGGCATGAGCGAGAAGCTCGACGCGAGCTTCTTCAGCTTCACCTCGATCGGCACCGACACGATCATCACCTACTTCGTCATCTACACCTTCGGCCTGCTCATCGGCCAGGACATCTGGCAGCGCGTCTTCACCGCCCGCACGCCCGGGATCGCGACGTCCGGCGGCATCACCTCCGGCGTCTACTGCCTCGTCTACGGCCTGGCCGGCGCCCTGATCGGCACCGCGGCGCACGCGCTGTACCCGGACCTCGCCAGCGCGCAGGACGCCTTCGCGACGATCGTCGAGCGCCTGCTCCCGACCGGCGTCCGCGGCCTGGTCCTGGCCGCCGCGCTGTCGGCGATGATGTCGACGGCCAGCGGCGCGCTGATCGCCTGTTCCACCACGACGACGTCGGACCTGCTGACCAAGCTGGGCCTCAAGAAGGGCGGCGAGGTCCGCCGCAACCGGATCGCCACGCTCGTGCTCGGGCTGCTCGCGATCGGCATCGCGATGGTCGTCGACGACGTCGTCAACGCGCTCACCATCGCCTACGACATCCTGGTCGGCGGCCTGCTGGTGGCGATCGTCGGCGCGCTGTTCTGGCGGCGCGGCACCCGCCAGGGTGCGTACGCGTCGATGGTGGCCGGCACGGTGTCGGTGGTCGCGTTCATGATCATCGACGGCGTCGACGCCAACACCCCGATCTACTGGGGACTCGGCGCGAGCCTGGTCGTCTACCTCGCGGTCAGCTTCGCCACGCCCCGCACGTCCGACTCGATCCTTTCCGTCTGGACCCGCCGCCTGAGCGGCCGGGAAACCACCACCGAGACCCGGGAACAGGAGCCCACCAGTGCCTAA
- a CDS encoding PucR family transcriptional regulator: MSTEVNVPLRDVVGNRELALHVVPETLRPGALDAPVRWAHVSELQDPAPYLLGGELILTAGVNLPARLDRYVRGLRDAGVTALGFGLTPTVSETLPEPLRRACARYGLPLLVVPARTPFLAINRAVSVALTEAGQREQRRITAARETLTRAAGGGLGELTSSLAAQLRSWVALVGAGDVLASAHDAPAPLPPQVRELVATVRAGSGIRSATTEVDGGFVVVQPVYPQATASHLVVVGRPRRFDGAERAILAVGAALLGLVGRAGSDAAELGAAATGLLLGRTSPAAVARSLLGSEVVRLVAGAAHRRGPDEVAQRPDWLRARLDTPLVSVLPGPAFVAVAGDVSRPVLEDLREHGWLAAVGSPVPASRAASAGAEVELLLARARALGRPVVAETGAPDFDALLPPDASRSFADKTLAPLVSLDEAGDRALVLTLRTWLAHHGAWEPTAVELGVHRNSVRHRIAQVEKALAVDLADPEVRMQLWFALRWVAPSP; the protein is encoded by the coding sequence ATGTCCACCGAAGTGAATGTTCCGTTACGGGACGTGGTCGGCAACCGGGAGCTCGCGCTCCACGTCGTCCCGGAGACCCTGCGGCCGGGCGCGCTGGACGCGCCGGTGCGCTGGGCGCACGTCAGCGAGCTGCAGGATCCCGCGCCCTACCTGCTGGGCGGCGAGCTGATCCTCACCGCCGGGGTCAACCTGCCGGCGCGGCTCGACCGGTACGTGCGCGGGCTGCGCGACGCCGGCGTGACGGCGCTGGGGTTCGGGCTCACCCCGACGGTGTCCGAGACGCTGCCGGAGCCGCTGCGCCGGGCGTGCGCGCGGTACGGGCTGCCGCTGCTGGTGGTGCCGGCGCGGACGCCGTTCCTGGCGATCAACCGGGCGGTGTCGGTCGCCCTGACCGAGGCCGGCCAGCGCGAGCAACGGCGGATCACCGCGGCCCGCGAGACGTTGACCCGCGCGGCGGGCGGCGGGCTGGGCGAGCTGACGTCGTCGCTGGCCGCGCAGCTGAGGTCGTGGGTGGCGCTGGTCGGCGCCGGGGACGTCCTGGCCTCGGCGCACGACGCGCCGGCACCGCTGCCGCCGCAGGTGCGCGAGCTGGTGGCGACCGTGCGGGCGGGCAGCGGGATCCGCAGCGCGACCACCGAGGTGGACGGCGGGTTCGTGGTGGTCCAGCCGGTGTACCCGCAGGCGACGGCGTCGCACCTGGTGGTGGTCGGGCGGCCCCGGCGCTTCGACGGCGCCGAGCGGGCGATCCTCGCGGTCGGCGCGGCCCTGCTCGGCCTGGTCGGCCGCGCGGGCTCGGACGCGGCCGAACTCGGCGCGGCGGCGACCGGCCTGCTGCTCGGCCGGACGTCCCCCGCGGCGGTGGCCCGGTCGCTGCTGGGGTCGGAGGTGGTCCGGCTGGTCGCCGGGGCGGCGCACCGGCGCGGCCCGGACGAGGTGGCCCAGCGCCCGGACTGGCTGCGCGCGCGGCTGGACACGCCGTTGGTCTCGGTGCTGCCCGGGCCCGCGTTCGTGGCCGTCGCCGGGGACGTCTCGCGGCCGGTGCTGGAGGACCTGCGCGAGCACGGCTGGCTGGCGGCCGTGGGTTCGCCGGTGCCCGCTTCCCGGGCGGCTTCGGCCGGGGCGGAGGTGGAGCTGCTGCTGGCGCGGGCCCGGGCACTGGGCCGCCCGGTCGTGGCGGAAACCGGTGCGCCGGACTTCGACGCTCTGCTGCCTCCGGACGCTTCCCGGAGCTTCGCGGATAAGACCCTGGCGCCGCTGGTTTCGCTCGACGAAGCCGGGGACCGGGCGCTGGTGCTGACGCTGCGCACGTGGCTGGCCCACCACGGCGCCTGGGAACCGACGGCGGTGGAGCTGGGCGTGCACCGCAACAGCGTCCGGCACCGGATCGCGCAGGTGGAGAAAGCCTTGGCCGTTGATCTCGCGGATCCGGAGGTCCGGATGCAGTTGTGGTTCGCACTGCGCTGGGTCGCGCCCAGTCCTTAA
- the speB gene encoding agmatinase, translated as MPNIGPLDSSRVPRFAGFATFARLPRIDQVERADVAVVGVPFDSGVSYRPGARFGPAAVREASRLLRPYHPELDVSPFAEKQVVDAGDIAINPFNIGEAIETLQQEAEALQADGTRLVTVGGDHTIALPLLRAVAKKHGPVALLHFDAHLDTWDTYFGEPYTHGTPFRRASEEGILDTSALSHVGTRGPLYGKRDLEEDRRLGFGIVTSGDVMRRGVAETVDALRQRIGDRPLYVSVDIDVLDPAHAPGTGTPEAGGMTSRELLEILRGLRDLNLVGADVVELAPAYDHAEITAIAASHVAYDLVSLLSLGKGE; from the coding sequence GTGCCTAACATCGGACCCCTCGACTCGTCGCGCGTCCCCCGGTTCGCCGGCTTCGCGACCTTCGCGCGGCTGCCGCGGATCGACCAGGTCGAGCGCGCCGACGTCGCCGTCGTCGGGGTGCCCTTCGACTCCGGCGTGTCCTACCGGCCCGGCGCGCGCTTCGGCCCGGCCGCCGTCCGTGAGGCGAGCCGGCTGCTGCGGCCGTACCACCCGGAGCTGGACGTCTCGCCGTTCGCCGAGAAGCAGGTCGTCGACGCGGGTGACATCGCGATCAACCCGTTCAACATCGGCGAGGCCATCGAAACGCTGCAGCAGGAAGCCGAAGCGCTGCAAGCGGACGGGACGCGGCTGGTGACCGTCGGCGGCGACCACACCATCGCGCTGCCACTGCTGCGCGCCGTGGCCAAGAAGCACGGACCTGTTGCGCTGCTGCACTTCGACGCGCACCTGGACACCTGGGACACCTACTTCGGCGAGCCGTACACCCACGGCACCCCGTTCCGGCGGGCGTCCGAGGAAGGGATCCTCGACACGAGCGCGCTGTCGCACGTCGGCACGCGCGGGCCGTTGTACGGCAAGCGCGACCTGGAAGAGGACCGCCGCCTCGGCTTCGGCATCGTCACCTCCGGCGATGTCATGCGCCGCGGGGTCGCCGAGACGGTCGACGCGCTGCGGCAGCGGATCGGCGACCGGCCGCTGTACGTCTCGGTCGACATCGACGTGCTCGACCCGGCCCACGCGCCCGGCACCGGCACGCCGGAGGCGGGCGGGATGACCAGCCGCGAGCTGCTGGAAATCCTGCGCGGGTTGCGTGACCTCAACCTGGTCGGCGCGGACGTCGTCGAGCTGGCCCCGGCCTACGACCACGCCGAGATCACCGCCATCGCGGCCTCCCACGTCGCCTACGACCTGGTGAGCCTGCTGTCGCTGGGGAAGGGCGAATGA